The following are from one region of the Cyanobium gracile PCC 6307 genome:
- a CDS encoding DUF1815 family protein, with translation MFLRLAEQYRSAVEDLILSLQALAVSLRKQGHVATCYTCGDGRDGHGASFVADLGDNHMVRLLVSDFGISWVESRHGQELVKLEGADAIQELQRVVLVLQPTAEPVTSSTRAPGSALPSQP, from the coding sequence ATGTTTCTCCGGCTGGCCGAGCAGTACCGCTCGGCCGTTGAGGATCTGATCCTGAGCCTCCAGGCCCTGGCAGTGTCCCTGCGGAAACAGGGCCATGTGGCCACCTGCTACACCTGCGGCGACGGCCGCGACGGCCATGGCGCCTCCTTCGTCGCTGATCTGGGCGACAACCACATGGTGCGGCTGCTGGTGTCCGATTTCGGCATCAGCTGGGTGGAGTCCCGCCACGGCCAGGAGCTGGTGAAGCTCGAAGGCGCCGACGCCATCCAGGAACTGCAGCGGGTGGTGCTGGTGCTGCAACCCACGGCCGAGCCGGTCACGTCCAGCACCAGGGCCCCTGGATCGGCGCTACCGAGCCAGCCCTGA
- a CDS encoding prephenate/arogenate dehydrogenase — MTPLWQREPVGVVGLGLIGGSLGLDLLAAGAQVRALVHRPATAERARERGLASAVSTDPAVLDGCGLVLLALPLDRLLEPEPALLAALPPAAVVTDVGSVKGPVLRRWRQLLQAAGDGPAPSRFVASHPMAGTARAGVEAGERGLFRGRPWVATPAPDTDLEALEAVRELAEALGACWLCCEAEAHDRAVALISHLPVLVGAALLQAAEAGGGEVGGAPEVGARLVRALASSGFADTTRVGGGNPELGRLMAQANREALLEALGHYRRSLADLEAMVRAEDWNALEQSLVISQQLRPDFL; from the coding sequence ATGACACCCCTCTGGCAGCGCGAACCGGTGGGGGTGGTGGGCCTGGGGCTGATCGGCGGCTCCCTGGGGCTCGATCTGCTGGCGGCGGGTGCCCAGGTGCGGGCCCTGGTGCACCGGCCGGCCACAGCCGAGCGGGCCAGGGAGCGGGGGCTGGCCAGTGCCGTAAGCACCGATCCGGCCGTGCTCGACGGCTGCGGACTGGTGCTGCTGGCGCTGCCCCTCGACCGGCTTCTGGAACCGGAGCCCGCCCTGCTGGCGGCACTGCCGCCCGCGGCGGTGGTCACCGACGTGGGCTCGGTGAAGGGGCCGGTGCTGCGCCGCTGGCGTCAGCTGCTGCAGGCGGCTGGCGATGGCCCGGCCCCGTCCCGGTTCGTGGCCTCCCATCCGATGGCGGGCACGGCCCGGGCCGGGGTGGAGGCGGGGGAGCGGGGGCTGTTCCGGGGACGGCCCTGGGTGGCGACCCCGGCGCCGGACACGGACCTGGAGGCGCTGGAGGCGGTGCGGGAGCTGGCGGAGGCCCTCGGGGCGTGCTGGCTGTGCTGCGAGGCCGAGGCCCATGACCGGGCCGTGGCCCTGATCTCCCATCTGCCGGTGCTGGTGGGGGCGGCCCTGCTGCAGGCGGCCGAGGCCGGAGGCGGCGAGGTGGGTGGGGCGCCGGAGGTCGGGGCTCGCCTGGTGCGGGCCCTGGCCTCCAGCGGCTTCGCCGACACGACCAGGGTCGGCGGCGGCAACCCGGAGCTGGGGAGGCTGATGGCCCAGGCCAATCGTGAGGCGCTGCTGGAGGCCCTGGGCCACTACCGGCGCTCCCTGGCCGACCTCGAGGCGATGGTGCGGGCGGAGGACTGGAACGCTCTGGAGCAGTCGCTGGTGATCAGTCAACAGCTGCGGCCCGACTTCCTCTGA
- a CDS encoding methylase, whose amino-acid sequence MDLPRVVFFGRTGADALAFFNLELAAWRGQRLLDCPGGPGSFTALARAAGVESVAADPLYGLSLPELEQRCRDDVAFTMERLARSASLRPDFDLSRFQQGKLEALEAFLTDRRKHPEAYRAAALPSLPFEAASFDLVLCGHLLFCYAPIADGGLSEQPDFDLEWHRLALAELLRVSQREVRIYPAHTIERRPRVHPWVEPLLASLPPGWQGQLEDTAYDEGFEGETPMLRLRRQTP is encoded by the coding sequence ATGGATCTGCCGAGGGTGGTGTTCTTCGGACGCACCGGGGCCGACGCCCTGGCCTTCTTCAACCTCGAACTGGCGGCCTGGCGCGGCCAGCGGCTGCTCGACTGCCCGGGCGGTCCAGGCTCGTTCACCGCCCTCGCCCGGGCCGCCGGGGTGGAGAGCGTGGCGGCCGACCCCCTCTACGGCCTGTCGCTGCCTGAGCTGGAGCAACGCTGCCGCGACGACGTCGCCTTCACCATGGAGCGCCTGGCCCGCAGTGCCTCCCTTCGGCCGGACTTCGACCTGAGCCGGTTCCAGCAGGGCAAGCTGGAGGCCCTGGAGGCGTTCCTGACCGACCGGCGGAAGCACCCGGAGGCCTACCGGGCGGCGGCGCTGCCCTCCCTTCCCTTCGAGGCGGCCAGCTTTGATCTGGTGCTCTGCGGCCACCTGCTCTTCTGCTACGCACCGATCGCCGACGGCGGGCTCAGCGAACAACCCGACTTCGACCTGGAATGGCACCGTCTCGCCCTGGCCGAACTGCTGCGGGTGAGCCAGCGGGAGGTGCGCATCTACCCGGCCCACACGATCGAGCGTCGCCCCCGGGTCCATCCCTGGGTGGAGCCCCTGCTGGCCTCCCTGCCCCCCGGCTGGCAGGGCCAGCTGGAGGACACCGCCTACGACGAGGGCTTTGAAGGGGAGACCCCGATGCTCCGGTTGCGACGCCAGACCCCTTGA
- the corA gene encoding magnesium/cobalt transporter CorA gives MCSRGAGGIRSRRIRPGSPPGTVEFVGEQRLAKVQIDVIHYDAEGWSEHRDASVHGCADVVAEGSITWMNVSGVHDVALVERLGARFGLHPMTLEDIANTTQRPKVEEFPGYIFMVLKMIAFNEDSQTIDIEHVSVILGDHFVMSFLEDDGDVFDGVRDRIRSSGGRIRWMKADYLAYSLLDAVVDHYFLAVERMGDIIEEVDDRLLEDPHPGDIKEIHSLKRSILSLRKAVWPIREEVAMIVKSESPLLTAESRVFWRDLYDHCIQIIDLVETHRDILGGMHDTYLSTLSHRMNEVMKVLTIISTIFIPLTFIAGVYGMNFKEMPELEWRGGYYSVWALMIVIGISLYLYFRRKQWL, from the coding sequence ATGTGCAGCCGCGGCGCCGGCGGTATCCGCAGCCGCCGGATCCGGCCGGGCTCCCCCCCGGGCACCGTGGAGTTCGTGGGCGAGCAGCGCCTGGCCAAGGTCCAGATCGATGTCATTCACTACGACGCCGAGGGGTGGTCAGAGCATCGCGATGCCTCGGTGCATGGCTGCGCGGATGTGGTGGCGGAGGGCAGCATCACCTGGATGAACGTCAGCGGCGTCCATGACGTCGCCCTGGTGGAGCGGCTCGGCGCGCGCTTCGGCCTGCATCCAATGACGCTGGAGGACATCGCCAACACCACCCAGCGCCCCAAGGTGGAGGAGTTTCCGGGGTACATCTTCATGGTGCTGAAGATGATCGCCTTCAACGAAGACAGCCAGACCATTGATATCGAGCATGTCAGCGTGATCCTCGGTGACCACTTCGTGATGTCCTTCCTCGAGGACGATGGCGATGTCTTCGACGGGGTGCGTGACCGGATCCGCTCCTCCGGAGGCCGGATCCGATGGATGAAGGCCGACTACCTCGCCTACTCCCTGCTGGACGCTGTTGTCGACCATTACTTCCTGGCTGTCGAGCGTATGGGCGACATCATTGAAGAGGTGGACGACCGGCTGCTGGAGGATCCCCACCCCGGCGATATCAAGGAGATCCATAGCCTCAAACGATCCATCCTCAGCCTGCGCAAGGCCGTCTGGCCAATCCGGGAGGAGGTGGCCATGATCGTCAAGAGCGAATCGCCCCTGCTGACGGCCGAGAGCCGGGTGTTCTGGCGCGATCTCTACGACCACTGCATCCAGATCATCGATCTGGTCGAGACACACCGCGACATTCTCGGTGGCATGCACGACACCTACCTCTCGACCCTCAGCCATCGGATGAACGAGGTGATGAAGGTGCTGACGATCATCTCCACGATCTTCATCCCCCTCACCTTCATCGCCGGTGTCTATGGGATGAACTTCAAGGAGATGCCCGAGCTGGAGTGGCGCGGCGGCTATTACTCGGTGTGGGCGTTGATGATCGTGATCGGCATCTCCCTGTACCTCTACTTCCGCCGCAAGCAGTGGCTCTGA
- a CDS encoding AAA family ATPase: MLPPVVQRALAGPEQREGLLEVVLDLGRVPEARYPGRVRALGNDAIERADLAAVLQRLGPFGGDNRAGIERTLHRISAIRNRTGDVVGLTCRVGRAVFGTVAMVRDLLDTGQSLLLMGRPGVGKTTALREIARVLADDLQRRVVVIDTSNEIAGDGDIPHPAIGRARRMQVARPELQHQVMIEAVENHMPEVIVIDEIGTELEAQAARTIAERGVMLVATAHGNELANLIRNPTLSDLVGGIQSVTLGDEEARRRRTQKTVLERAAEPTFPLAVEMHSRHRWLVHRDVAGTVDLLLRGQPSHPQVRELGGDGRLLLRDDGPAARPAPPPAWATAVAPRRPGPAPLAVVPLPDPAAPRPAPAATSAPALPALRVYGVGLAAQQLEEAVRRRQLPVQVVEGPEQADAVLSVRGQLGRDPELRRQARDLGLPILVIKSDTPHQLQRAMERLLERRRGGGEADGGETAAPARLDDAHAALEECRLAVEQVVLPEGRPVELLPRSEAVRALQAELVHHYRLRSAVFGRGLQQRLRVFPA; this comes from the coding sequence GTGCTGCCGCCCGTGGTGCAGCGGGCCCTGGCGGGGCCGGAGCAGCGGGAGGGCCTGCTGGAGGTGGTGCTCGACCTGGGGCGGGTGCCGGAGGCCCGCTACCCCGGCCGGGTGCGGGCCCTGGGCAACGATGCGATCGAGCGCGCCGATCTGGCGGCGGTGCTGCAGCGCCTCGGCCCCTTCGGCGGCGACAACCGGGCCGGCATCGAGCGCACCCTGCACCGCATCAGCGCCATCCGCAACCGCACCGGCGACGTGGTGGGGCTCACCTGCCGTGTGGGTCGGGCCGTGTTCGGCACCGTGGCGATGGTGCGTGACCTGCTGGACACGGGCCAGTCCCTGCTGCTGATGGGCCGCCCCGGGGTGGGCAAGACCACGGCCCTGCGGGAGATCGCCCGGGTGCTCGCCGACGATCTGCAGCGCCGGGTGGTGGTGATCGACACCAGCAACGAGATCGCCGGCGACGGCGACATCCCCCACCCCGCCATCGGCCGGGCCCGGCGGATGCAGGTGGCCCGGCCGGAGCTGCAGCACCAGGTGATGATCGAGGCGGTGGAGAACCACATGCCCGAGGTCATCGTGATCGATGAGATCGGCACCGAACTGGAGGCCCAGGCGGCCCGCACCATCGCCGAACGGGGCGTGATGCTGGTGGCCACGGCCCACGGCAACGAGCTGGCCAACCTGATCCGCAACCCCACCCTGAGTGATCTGGTGGGCGGGATCCAGTCGGTGACCCTGGGGGACGAGGAGGCCCGCCGCCGCCGCACCCAGAAGACCGTGCTGGAACGGGCCGCCGAGCCCACCTTCCCCCTGGCGGTGGAGATGCACAGCCGCCATCGCTGGCTCGTGCACCGTGACGTGGCCGGCACCGTGGATCTGCTGCTGCGCGGCCAGCCCAGCCACCCCCAGGTGCGGGAGCTGGGCGGCGACGGCCGCCTGTTGCTGCGTGACGACGGCCCCGCCGCTCGCCCGGCCCCACCGCCCGCCTGGGCCACCGCCGTGGCCCCCCGGCGCCCCGGTCCCGCTCCTCTGGCGGTGGTGCCCCTGCCCGATCCGGCGGCGCCCCGGCCGGCCCCCGCCGCCACCTCGGCCCCGGCGCTGCCCGCCCTGCGGGTCTACGGGGTGGGTCTGGCGGCCCAGCAGCTGGAGGAGGCGGTGCGCCGTCGCCAGTTGCCGGTGCAGGTGGTGGAGGGCCCGGAGCAGGCCGATGCGGTGCTCAGCGTGCGGGGCCAGCTGGGGCGCGACCCGGAGCTGCGCCGCCAGGCCCGCGACCTCGGCCTGCCGATCCTGGTGATCAAATCCGACACCCCCCACCAGCTGCAGCGGGCCATGGAGCGCCTGCTGGAACGGCGCCGGGGCGGAGGCGAGGCGGACGGAGGGGAAACAGCCGCACCGGCCCGCCTCGACGACGCCCATGCGGCCCTGGAGGAATGCCGGCTGGCGGTGGAGCAGGTGGTGCTCCCCGAGGGACGGCCGGTGGAGCTGCTGCCCCGCAGCGAAGCGGTGCGGGCCCTGCAGGCCGAGCTGGTGCACCACTACCGGCTGCGCAGTGCCGTCTTCGGCCGCGGCCTGCAGCAGCGCCTGCGGGTCTTCCCCGCCTGA
- a CDS encoding DUF2839 domain-containing protein, with amino-acid sequence MGEAKRRAEQGLPPRDKPRASKTKTVDTSPRIVDWLPLTRNQASRFVAITTKGAWIGIGALALFWVTVRFIGPAAGWWTLADG; translated from the coding sequence ATGGGGGAAGCCAAACGCCGGGCCGAGCAGGGTCTGCCGCCCCGCGACAAGCCGCGCGCCAGCAAAACCAAAACCGTCGACACCTCGCCCCGGATCGTCGACTGGCTGCCCTTGACCCGCAACCAGGCCTCCCGCTTCGTGGCGATCACCACCAAGGGCGCCTGGATCGGCATCGGCGCCCTGGCCCTGTTCTGGGTGACCGTGCGCTTCATCGGCCCGGCGGCGGGCTGGTGGACCCTGGCCGACGGCTGA
- a CDS encoding HAD family hydrolase gives MPERPLLVFDFDGVLVDGMAEYWWSARRAALALVAGAAGERGAASAPPAAWHLPEQAPPGFALLRPLIHKGWEMVLMAAELGRPDVDLAAALADYDTFLAAALRRWGWTTDQLQLALEGLRAEAIATDLDAWLALHRFYPGVEARLRRLAAEGADWAVLTTKGGAFAARLLAAAGLTPLALYGHEQGSKPSVLAQLVAGHDPEERPLWFIEDRRPTLELVRRTPGLEAVRCCLVSWGYLGPGDGEGLAPLGIHWLEPAGFEAPLALWP, from the coding sequence GTGCCTGAACGCCCGTTGCTGGTGTTCGATTTCGACGGGGTGCTGGTGGACGGCATGGCCGAGTACTGGTGGTCGGCCCGGCGGGCGGCCCTGGCCCTGGTGGCCGGAGCCGCTGGCGAGCGCGGCGCCGCAAGTGCCCCCCCCGCCGCCTGGCACCTGCCGGAGCAGGCGCCCCCGGGGTTCGCCCTGTTGCGGCCCCTGATCCACAAGGGCTGGGAGATGGTGCTGATGGCCGCCGAGCTGGGTCGGCCCGACGTCGATCTCGCCGCCGCCCTGGCCGATTACGACACCTTCCTCGCGGCGGCCCTGCGGCGCTGGGGCTGGACGACCGACCAGCTGCAGCTGGCGCTCGAGGGGCTGCGGGCCGAGGCCATCGCCACCGATCTCGACGCCTGGCTGGCGCTGCACCGCTTCTACCCCGGCGTCGAGGCTCGCCTGCGGCGCCTGGCGGCGGAGGGGGCCGACTGGGCCGTGCTCACCACCAAGGGCGGGGCCTTCGCTGCCCGCCTGCTGGCCGCCGCCGGCCTCACGCCCCTGGCCCTGTACGGCCACGAACAGGGCAGCAAGCCGTCGGTGCTGGCGCAGCTGGTGGCCGGGCATGACCCCGAGGAGCGTCCCCTGTGGTTCATCGAGGACCGGCGTCCCACCCTGGAGCTGGTGCGACGGACCCCGGGGCTCGAGGCGGTGCGCTGCTGTCTCGTGTCGTGGGGGTACCTGGGTCCCGGGGACGGGGAGGGGCTGGCCCCCCTCGGCATCCACTGGCTGGAACCCGCCGGCTTCGAGGCCCCCCTGGCGCTCTGGCCATGA
- a CDS encoding ATP-grasp domain-containing protein: MGDPAHLKRIALLHLGRIHDETPALRARLARRGIASELVPLPPLPACERAAAGHRAAGESDWGRFDLVTVRDCRGSHQHPDFLPRIRALAQQLGSLGVPLANPLPVIEAGHAKNDYLPRLAREGVALIPSRWLPRGWCGSLAELLEAGGWQEAVLKPAIGSKSWHTYRVHRDGAHLTITAADGSQPVVAGAVDGWLAALTRYGEVCLQPFLPAVCREGEFSAVMLGGRFSHAVAKTVAAGGWIAHERFGGANTPRVASAAERQWAAAIEERLRRRFGVLPYARIDGIRDGAGDLLLLECELVIPRLFLAEGEAFDRYADVLLGPASTRMAW, from the coding sequence GTGGGGGATCCTGCCCACCTGAAGCGGATCGCCCTGCTGCATCTGGGGCGGATCCACGACGAGACGCCGGCGCTGCGGGCCCGTCTCGCCCGGCGCGGCATCGCCAGCGAGCTGGTGCCCCTGCCCCCGCTGCCGGCCTGTGAGCGGGCTGCGGCCGGGCACCGTGCAGCTGGCGAATCGGACTGGGGCCGCTTCGATCTGGTCACGGTGCGCGACTGCCGCGGCAGCCATCAACACCCCGATTTCCTGCCCCGGATCCGGGCCCTGGCGCAGCAGCTCGGCAGCCTCGGGGTGCCCCTGGCCAACCCCCTGCCGGTGATCGAGGCCGGCCATGCCAAGAACGACTACCTGCCCCGGCTCGCCCGGGAGGGGGTGGCCCTGATCCCCAGCCGCTGGCTGCCGCGGGGCTGGTGCGGATCCCTGGCGGAGCTCCTGGAGGCCGGCGGCTGGCAGGAGGCGGTGCTCAAGCCGGCGATCGGCTCGAAGAGCTGGCACACCTACCGGGTGCATCGGGATGGCGCCCACCTGACGATCACCGCGGCCGATGGCAGTCAGCCGGTGGTGGCCGGGGCGGTCGATGGCTGGCTGGCCGCACTGACCCGGTACGGGGAGGTGTGTCTGCAGCCGTTTCTGCCCGCGGTCTGCCGGGAAGGGGAGTTCAGTGCCGTGATGCTCGGCGGGCGTTTCTCCCATGCGGTGGCCAAGACCGTGGCGGCCGGCGGCTGGATCGCCCATGAACGCTTCGGCGGCGCCAACACCCCCCGGGTGGCCAGTGCGGCGGAGCGGCAGTGGGCGGCGGCGATCGAGGAGCGCCTGCGCCGTCGCTTCGGGGTGCTGCCCTATGCCCGCATCGACGGCATCCGCGATGGGGCGGGGGACCTGCTGCTGCTGGAGTGCGAGCTGGTGATCCCGCGCCTGTTCCTGGCCGAGGGGGAGGCCTTCGACCGTTACGCCGACGTCCTGCTCGGCCCCGCCAGCACCCGCATGGCCTGGTAG
- a CDS encoding metallophosphoesterase family protein: protein MPPTLGRRQVLTLSGLALGAGLWQAIRPDRSLADDLAAAAGLVAPPRGGTRLVLISDLNAAYGSTTYIAEVHRGVALIPSLHPDLVICAGDMVAGQKAGLGRERLAAMWAGFDRSVLGPLRRAGLPFAPAMGNHDASGARSGGRFLFEDDRAEASRFWRARRDALGLTFVDSGDFPFHYAIRQKEAFVLVWDASTAQVPAAQLRWAERVLAGPAARSAGRRLVVGHLPLRAVSQGRDRPGEVLAQPAALQQLLERHGVEAYVSGHQHAYFPARLGRLDLFHLGAMGSGPRRLLGQAANPFQTLTVLDLVGSPPRLVDTSFDLRTLRPIDPQRLPRSLSDAAGRQLQRRPGA, encoded by the coding sequence ATGCCGCCGACCCTGGGGCGCCGCCAGGTGCTGACGCTCTCCGGCCTGGCCCTGGGGGCGGGCCTCTGGCAGGCGATCCGGCCGGACCGATCCCTGGCCGATGACCTGGCCGCGGCCGCCGGCCTGGTGGCCCCGCCCCGCGGCGGCACCCGCCTGGTGCTGATCAGCGACCTCAACGCCGCCTACGGCTCCACCACCTACATCGCCGAGGTGCACCGCGGCGTGGCCCTGATCCCCTCGCTGCACCCGGATCTGGTGATCTGTGCCGGCGACATGGTGGCGGGCCAGAAGGCGGGGCTGGGGCGGGAGCGGCTGGCCGCCATGTGGGCGGGCTTCGACCGCAGCGTTCTGGGCCCACTGCGCCGCGCCGGCCTGCCGTTCGCCCCGGCGATGGGCAACCACGACGCCTCCGGTGCCCGCTCCGGCGGTCGCTTCCTCTTCGAGGACGATCGAGCCGAGGCGTCCCGTTTCTGGCGGGCGCGACGCGACGCCCTCGGCCTGACGTTCGTCGACAGCGGCGACTTCCCCTTCCACTACGCCATCCGCCAGAAGGAGGCCTTCGTGCTGGTGTGGGACGCCTCCACCGCCCAGGTGCCGGCGGCGCAGCTGCGCTGGGCGGAGCGGGTCCTGGCGGGCCCCGCCGCCCGCTCCGCCGGCCGGCGCCTGGTGGTGGGGCATCTGCCGCTGCGGGCCGTGAGCCAGGGCCGCGACCGGCCGGGGGAGGTGCTGGCCCAGCCTGCGGCCCTGCAGCAGCTGCTGGAGCGCCACGGGGTGGAGGCCTACGTGAGCGGCCATCAGCACGCCTATTTCCCCGCCCGCCTGGGGCGGCTGGATCTGTTCCACCTCGGGGCCATGGGCAGCGGCCCCCGCCGGCTGCTGGGCCAGGCCGCCAACCCCTTCCAGACCCTCACGGTGCTGGATCTGGTCGGCAGCCCGCCCCGGCTGGTGGACACCAGCTTCGATCTGCGCACCCTGCGGCCCATCGACCCCCAGCGGCTGCCCCGCTCGCTCAGCGATGCCGCCGGCCGGCAGCTGCAGCGACGGCCCGGCGCCTGA
- the recA gene encoding recombinase RecA, producing the protein MPADSRATAAAAASSSTSPSTSYVSAAAPSGDPRAAAERDKALGLVLTQIERNFGKGSIMRLGDASRMRVETVPTGALTLDLALGGGYPKGRVVEVYGPESSGKTTLTLHAIAEVQKRGGVAAFVDAEHALDPVYAAALGVDIENLLVSQPDTGEMALEIVDQLVRSAAVDIVVVDSVAALTPRAEIEGEMGDLAVGSQARLMSQAMRKITGNIGKSGCTVIFLNQLRQKIGVTYGNPETTTGGNALKFYASVRLDIRRIQTLKRGTEEYGIRAKVKVAKNKVAPPFRIAEFDILFGRGISTLGCLLDLAEETGVVSRKGAWYSYEGDNIGQGRDNTIAWLEQNPGPKEVIETLTRQKLTEGSEVTANSMKPLAAAAKLAAAKPGAGAGAEAAEPEELPAAG; encoded by the coding sequence ATGCCTGCCGATTCCAGGGCCACGGCCGCCGCCGCCGCGTCTTCCTCCACCTCCCCGTCCACCTCCTACGTGTCCGCCGCCGCCCCCAGCGGCGATCCCCGGGCCGCCGCGGAGCGCGACAAGGCCCTGGGTCTGGTGCTCACCCAGATCGAGCGCAACTTCGGCAAGGGCTCGATCATGCGCCTGGGGGACGCCTCCCGCATGCGGGTGGAAACGGTCCCCACCGGGGCGCTCACCCTCGATCTGGCCCTCGGGGGCGGCTATCCCAAGGGACGGGTGGTGGAGGTCTACGGACCGGAGAGCTCCGGCAAGACCACCCTCACCCTCCATGCCATCGCCGAGGTGCAGAAGCGCGGCGGCGTGGCGGCCTTCGTGGATGCGGAGCATGCTCTCGATCCGGTTTATGCCGCCGCCCTCGGGGTCGACATCGAGAACCTTCTGGTCTCCCAGCCGGATACTGGCGAGATGGCTCTGGAGATCGTCGACCAGCTGGTGCGCTCGGCCGCCGTCGACATCGTCGTCGTCGACTCGGTGGCGGCCCTCACGCCCCGGGCCGAGATCGAGGGGGAGATGGGTGACCTGGCGGTGGGCAGCCAGGCCCGCCTGATGAGCCAGGCCATGCGCAAGATCACCGGCAACATCGGCAAGTCCGGCTGCACGGTGATCTTCCTCAACCAGCTGCGCCAGAAGATCGGCGTCACCTACGGCAACCCGGAAACCACCACCGGTGGCAACGCCCTCAAGTTCTATGCCTCGGTTCGCCTCGACATCCGTCGCATCCAGACCCTCAAGCGCGGCACCGAGGAGTACGGCATCCGGGCCAAGGTGAAGGTGGCCAAGAACAAGGTGGCGCCCCCCTTCCGCATCGCCGAGTTCGACATCCTGTTCGGCCGCGGCATCAGCACCCTGGGCTGCCTGCTCGATCTGGCCGAGGAAACGGGCGTGGTCTCCCGCAAGGGCGCCTGGTACAGCTACGAGGGCGACAACATCGGCCAAGGCCGCGACAACACGATCGCCTGGCTGGAGCAGAACCCCGGGCCGAAGGAGGTGATCGAGACGCTCACCCGTCAGAAGCTCACCGAGGGTTCCGAGGTCACCGCCAACTCGATGAAGCCCCTGGCGGCGGCGGCCAAGCTGGCGGCGGCCAAACCCGGTGCCGGTGCCGGTGCCGAGGCCGCCGAGCCGGAGGAGCTGCCCGCCGCCGGCTGA
- a CDS encoding META domain-containing protein, which produces MQANEQRRPLAVLAGLSALVLLSAAPQATALASTTSAARLENTAWVVERLGERPPVGSTSLTLRFENGRVAGSDGCNRYGAPVTVRGTTLQVSPRGMSTKMACAPAVMQQAESFQSALRNSRGFRLDGGRLRLLAADGRPLLVLVPQAQQLVGSSWRVAGFNNGRQALVSPILGTSLSVRVLKGGQLAGSAGCNSFTAPARLEGTRLRIGTPVATRRRCPGAGVMEQERQFLAALPTAVSLRLEGDALELRRADGAIALSLRRVPAP; this is translated from the coding sequence ATGCAAGCGAACGAACAGCGCCGCCCCCTGGCCGTCCTGGCCGGACTCTCAGCGCTGGTGCTCCTGTCGGCGGCTCCCCAGGCCACGGCGCTCGCCTCCACCACGTCCGCCGCCCGGCTGGAGAACACCGCCTGGGTGGTGGAGCGGCTGGGGGAACGGCCGCCCGTGGGGAGCACCAGCCTCACGCTGCGCTTCGAGAACGGCCGGGTGGCGGGCAGCGACGGCTGCAACCGCTATGGCGCCCCCGTCACCGTGCGGGGAACGACCCTGCAGGTGTCGCCCCGGGGCATGAGCACCAAGATGGCCTGCGCACCGGCGGTGATGCAGCAGGCGGAGTCCTTCCAGAGTGCCTTGCGGAACAGCCGGGGCTTCCGGCTCGACGGCGGGCGCCTGCGCCTGCTCGCCGCCGACGGCCGGCCCCTGCTGGTGCTGGTGCCCCAGGCGCAGCAGCTGGTGGGCAGCAGCTGGCGGGTGGCGGGCTTCAACAACGGCCGCCAGGCCCTGGTGAGCCCGATCCTGGGCACCTCGCTGTCGGTGCGCGTCCTCAAGGGCGGCCAGCTGGCCGGGTCGGCGGGCTGCAACAGTTTCACCGCCCCAGCGCGGCTGGAGGGCACCCGCCTGCGCATCGGCACCCCAGTGGCGACCCGCCGGCGCTGTCCGGGCGCCGGGGTGATGGAGCAGGAGCGGCAGTTCCTGGCCGCCCTGCCCACGGCCGTCAGCCTGCGACTGGAGGGCGACGCCCTCGAGCTGCGCCGCGCCGACGGCGCCATCGCCCTGAGCCTGCGCCGCGTCCCGGCGCCCTGA